A region from the Streptomyces sp. 3214.6 genome encodes:
- a CDS encoding bifunctional 4-hydroxy-2-oxoglutarate aldolase/2-dehydro-3-deoxy-phosphogluconate aldolase, with the protein MTADLASVLSGARVMPVLTVPSAATAGPLAEALAAGGARCAEVTFRTSAAEQAVRAMAAHGGLVVGAGTVLTAEQAERAVAAGARFVVSPGFDEQVVSACRELGVPVVPGIATATELMRCLRAGVDTVKLFPAEPLGGLRTLQALAAPFPGVRFVPTGGIGTDRLGDYLGHPAVLAVGGSWMATPAHLDRAAYPEIRRLTAEAVQRSTTWERSST; encoded by the coding sequence GGCGCCCGTGTCATGCCGGTGCTCACCGTCCCGTCCGCCGCGACCGCCGGCCCGCTCGCCGAGGCGCTCGCGGCGGGCGGCGCCCGGTGCGCCGAGGTCACCTTCCGCACCTCGGCCGCCGAGCAGGCGGTGCGGGCGATGGCGGCGCACGGCGGGCTGGTCGTCGGCGCCGGCACCGTGCTCACCGCCGAGCAGGCGGAGCGCGCGGTGGCGGCCGGCGCCCGCTTCGTGGTCTCCCCCGGCTTCGACGAGCAAGTCGTCAGCGCCTGCCGGGAGTTGGGCGTTCCCGTGGTGCCGGGCATCGCCACCGCCACGGAGCTGATGCGGTGCCTGCGGGCCGGTGTCGACACCGTGAAGCTGTTTCCCGCCGAGCCCCTGGGCGGCCTGCGGACCCTCCAGGCGCTCGCCGCGCCGTTCCCCGGGGTGCGGTTCGTGCCGACCGGCGGCATCGGCACCGACCGCCTGGGCGACTACCTCGGTCACCCCGCGGTCCTCGCCGTGGGAGGCAGCTGGATGGCCACCCCCGCCCATCTGGACCGTGCGGCGTACCCGGAGATCCGGCGGCTGACCGCGGAGGCCGTGCAGAGGAGTACGACGTGGGAGAGGAGTTCGACGTGA
- a CDS encoding sugar kinase, whose protein sequence is MTDVVALGEVMLRFDPGEGRIRTARSFQVWEGGGEYNVVRGLRRCFGLRTAVVTALADNAVGRLVEDLILQGGVDTSLVRWVSADGAGRTARNGLNFVERGFGIRGALGVSDRANTAVSQLRAGDIDWDALFVSGPRWFHTGGIFAGLSETTADVAEEAMAAGRRHGVTVSYDPNFRPSLWAGRGGADRARETDLRLARHADVVVGALGLAGKRPGGSPVPAAEVPDALAEVAALVPEAKVLATPLRNVPSAGVNDWSSAAWSAASGFVGGPEMPGLHVLDRVGSGDGFAAGLIYGLLTGDGRGGACADVGAADLRRALAYGTAHGALTMTTPGDVSMASLAEVEALMAGGSAAVRR, encoded by the coding sequence GTGACCGACGTGGTCGCCCTCGGTGAGGTGATGCTTCGCTTCGACCCGGGCGAGGGGCGGATCCGCACGGCGCGCTCGTTCCAGGTCTGGGAGGGCGGCGGCGAGTACAACGTCGTACGCGGCCTGCGCCGCTGTTTCGGACTGCGCACGGCCGTCGTCACGGCGCTGGCCGACAACGCGGTCGGGCGGCTCGTCGAGGACCTCATTCTGCAGGGCGGCGTCGACACGTCCCTCGTCCGCTGGGTGTCCGCGGACGGCGCGGGCCGCACCGCGCGCAACGGCCTGAACTTCGTCGAGCGCGGCTTCGGCATCCGGGGCGCGCTGGGCGTCAGCGACCGTGCGAACACGGCGGTGTCCCAGCTGCGCGCGGGGGACATCGACTGGGACGCGCTGTTCGTGTCGGGGCCGCGCTGGTTCCACACCGGCGGCATCTTCGCCGGCCTGTCGGAGACCACCGCGGACGTCGCGGAGGAGGCCATGGCGGCCGGCCGCCGCCACGGCGTGACGGTCTCCTACGACCCCAACTTCCGCCCCAGTCTCTGGGCCGGCCGGGGCGGCGCCGACCGGGCGCGCGAGACCGATCTGCGGCTCGCCCGCCACGCCGACGTCGTGGTGGGCGCGCTGGGCCTGGCCGGGAAGCGTCCGGGCGGCTCGCCCGTCCCGGCCGCCGAGGTGCCGGACGCGCTCGCCGAAGTGGCCGCCCTGGTGCCCGAGGCCAAGGTCCTGGCGACCCCGCTGCGCAATGTCCCCTCGGCCGGAGTGAACGACTGGTCGTCCGCCGCGTGGTCGGCGGCGAGCGGCTTCGTCGGCGGCCCCGAGATGCCCGGCCTGCACGTTCTGGACCGGGTCGGCTCCGGCGACGGTTTCGCGGCCGGACTGATCTACGGGCTGCTGACCGGCGACGGGCGGGGCGGCGCCTGCGCCGACGTCGGGGCAGCGGATCTGCGCCGCGCGCTCGCCTACGGCACCGCCCACGGGGCGCTCACCATGACCACGCCCGGAGACGTCTCCATGGCCTCGCTCGCCGAGGTCGAGGCCCTCATGGCGGGCGGCTCCGCCGCCGTCAGACGTTGA
- a CDS encoding aldo/keto reductase, whose product MHHRKIAHTSVALTELGFGASVIGNLYRITPPQEAAATVEAAWESGIRYFDTAPHYGLGLSERRLGAALRDRPRDTYVVSSKVGRLLVPNERPSGVDSEGFVVRDDLRREWDFSRDGVLRSIEATLERTGLDRLDVVYLHDPDEHWRQAAEEAMPALAELRDQKVIGAIGAGMNQSAMLARFLRETAADVVMLAGRYTLLDQSALDDVLPAAQEQGKSVVAVGVFNSGLLSRERPAEGMKYDYQDAPKDLVERARAIAEVCEAHGTTLPAAAIAFPLAHPTIINVTLGMRHPEQVTRNVELHRRHIPEGLWDDLRARRLIRSDVSV is encoded by the coding sequence TTGCACCACCGGAAGATCGCCCACACCTCGGTCGCACTCACCGAGCTCGGCTTCGGCGCCTCGGTGATCGGCAACCTGTACCGGATCACCCCGCCCCAGGAGGCGGCGGCCACGGTGGAAGCCGCCTGGGAGTCCGGCATCCGGTACTTCGACACGGCGCCGCACTACGGTCTCGGCCTGTCCGAGCGCCGCCTGGGAGCGGCACTGCGGGACCGCCCTCGGGACACGTACGTCGTCTCCTCCAAGGTGGGCCGTCTGCTCGTCCCCAACGAACGGCCGAGTGGGGTCGACAGCGAGGGCTTCGTCGTGCGGGACGATCTGCGCAGGGAGTGGGACTTCAGCCGGGACGGCGTACTGCGCTCCATCGAGGCGACGCTGGAGCGCACGGGCCTGGACCGCCTGGACGTGGTCTATCTGCACGACCCCGACGAGCACTGGAGGCAGGCAGCCGAGGAGGCCATGCCGGCGCTGGCGGAACTGCGCGACCAGAAGGTGATCGGGGCGATCGGCGCCGGCATGAACCAGTCGGCCATGCTCGCCCGTTTCCTCCGCGAGACCGCCGCCGACGTGGTGATGCTGGCCGGGCGCTATACGCTGCTCGACCAGTCGGCTCTGGACGACGTCCTGCCGGCCGCGCAGGAGCAGGGAAAGAGCGTGGTGGCGGTCGGTGTGTTCAATTCGGGACTGCTCTCCCGCGAGCGGCCCGCCGAGGGCATGAAGTACGACTACCAGGACGCCCCGAAGGATTTGGTCGAGCGTGCCCGGGCGATCGCCGAGGTCTGCGAGGCGCACGGCACGACGCTTCCCGCCGCGGCGATCGCCTTCCCGCTCGCCCACCCCACTATCATCAACGTCACCCTGGGTATGCGGCATCCGGAACAGGTCACACGCAACGTGGAACTCCACCGTCGGCACATCCCCGAAGGACTCTGGGACGACCTTCGTGCCCGGAGGCTGATCAGGTCGGACGTGTCCGTCTAG
- a CDS encoding fumarylacetoacetate hydrolase family protein, translated as MYLMRIGAPGAEKPVARIDDETYVDLSDVVTDFDEAFFGSEGVDRVRPVVAERTAAGRVSRFAGERVGAPVARPHQILCIGLNYRDHAAESGMPVPDEPILFTKSPNTLIGPHDDVRIPRGSARTDWEVELGIVIGRRTSYLDSVDEARDAIAGYVVVNDVSERAFQLERGGQWAKGKSAETFNPAGPWLATADEIDDVLALDMWLDVNGVRRQTGNTKTMIFDPYFIVHYLSQFLVLEPGDLINTGTPPGVGMGLTPPVYLRPGDITELGIEGLGAQRQRVVAPR; from the coding sequence GTGTACCTCATGCGCATCGGCGCCCCCGGCGCCGAGAAGCCCGTTGCCCGCATCGACGACGAGACGTACGTCGACCTCTCCGACGTCGTCACGGACTTCGACGAGGCGTTCTTCGGCTCGGAGGGCGTCGACCGGGTCCGCCCCGTCGTGGCCGAGCGCACGGCGGCGGGCCGCGTGTCCCGCTTCGCCGGAGAGCGCGTCGGCGCACCCGTCGCGCGCCCGCACCAGATCCTCTGCATCGGGCTCAACTACCGTGACCACGCGGCCGAGAGCGGCATGCCCGTCCCCGACGAGCCGATCCTGTTCACCAAGTCGCCCAACACCCTGATCGGCCCGCACGACGACGTGCGCATCCCGCGCGGCTCCGCCAGGACCGACTGGGAGGTCGAGCTCGGCATCGTCATCGGCCGTCGCACCAGCTACCTCGACTCGGTGGACGAGGCCCGCGACGCCATCGCCGGGTACGTCGTCGTCAACGACGTCAGCGAGCGCGCCTTCCAGTTGGAGCGCGGCGGACAGTGGGCCAAGGGCAAGTCCGCCGAGACCTTCAACCCCGCCGGCCCGTGGCTGGCCACCGCCGACGAGATCGACGACGTCCTCGCGCTGGACATGTGGCTGGACGTCAACGGCGTCCGCCGCCAGACCGGCAACACCAAAACGATGATCTTCGACCCGTACTTCATCGTTCACTACCTGAGCCAGTTCCTGGTCCTGGAGCCCGGCGACCTGATCAACACCGGCACCCCGCCCGGCGTCGGCATGGGCCTCACCCCGCCCGTGTATCTCCGGCCGGGCGACATCACGGAGCTGGGCATCGAGGGCCTCGGCGCCCAGCGCCAGCGCGTGGTCGCGCCGAGGTGA
- a CDS encoding IclR family transcriptional regulator, with translation MKPTQTSDGSTDPGEHGAPGAEGGRLVGSDRVLAVLKELARHSEGVGLEELTRVMGSPKPTVHRALGALRRAGLAEQDARGRYVLGDEFLRMAFAHHEARPEHVRVRPVLVALAHRFGETAHYAVLDGHEVVYRAKVDPPSGAVRLTSTIGGRNPAHATAVGKLLLSRRLSSPADVEAWIGGSPPERRTPRTLCAAADLHHELAVTLERGYGVDDQENETGVNCLALPVYLTSPTTPSGALSISALAYRTPLATLVDALDEIRDLLGPLGRPHA, from the coding sequence ATGAAGCCTACGCAGACGTCCGACGGATCGACAGACCCCGGCGAGCACGGCGCACCGGGGGCCGAGGGCGGCCGCCTGGTGGGCTCGGACCGGGTGCTCGCGGTCCTCAAGGAGCTCGCACGGCATTCCGAAGGGGTGGGGCTTGAGGAGCTGACCCGGGTGATGGGCAGTCCGAAGCCGACCGTGCACCGGGCGCTGGGCGCGCTGCGCCGGGCCGGACTGGCCGAGCAGGACGCCCGCGGGCGTTATGTCCTCGGGGACGAGTTCCTGCGCATGGCCTTCGCTCATCACGAGGCCCGTCCCGAGCATGTCCGGGTCCGCCCCGTGCTGGTCGCACTGGCCCACCGGTTCGGCGAGACCGCGCACTACGCGGTGCTCGACGGCCATGAGGTCGTCTACCGCGCCAAGGTCGACCCGCCCAGCGGCGCCGTCCGGCTGACGTCGACGATCGGCGGCCGCAACCCGGCCCACGCCACCGCCGTCGGCAAACTCCTCCTCAGCCGGCGGTTGAGCTCGCCTGCTGACGTCGAGGCATGGATCGGCGGCTCGCCTCCGGAGCGCCGGACGCCACGGACGCTCTGCGCGGCCGCCGACCTCCACCACGAGCTGGCAGTCACGCTCGAACGGGGCTACGGCGTCGACGACCAGGAGAACGAGACGGGGGTCAACTGCCTTGCCCTGCCGGTATACCTGACCTCCCCGACGACGCCGTCCGGCGCCCTCAGCATCAGCGCGCTGGCCTACCGGACGCCGCTGGCCACCCTGGTCGACGCGCTCGACGAGATCCGCGACCTGCTCGGCCCCCTGGGCCGACCCCACGCCTGA
- a CDS encoding zinc-dependent alcohol dehydrogenase, giving the protein MSSRSLRAFVLTRPGEYEVQELPAPTAGPGEVVIDVERVGVCGTDVEFFTGAMAYLHQGHSSYPMRPGHEWAGRVAAVGDGVDPGWLGRRVMGDTMLGCGGCRRCLRGHQHVCEERKEVGIRGGQAGALAEQLAVPASSLHALPDSVDAVLGALVEPGGNALRAARAAAPQPGDRALVLGPGTIGLLVAMFLRAAGAEVHLMGATAGSLAFARGLGFEQVWTEDSLPDLPFDAVVDASNAAHLPDVALQLVEPGGRVVYIGLAGEPSRIDTRTLALKDVRAVGVLSASPGLDATIRAYADGTVDPRPLVAATVSLDEAGPVLAGHRPPGAGPGPKIHVDPRLQPGLHSDR; this is encoded by the coding sequence GTGAGCAGCCGTTCCCTGCGCGCCTTCGTGCTGACCCGTCCCGGTGAGTACGAGGTCCAGGAGCTCCCGGCGCCGACGGCCGGGCCCGGCGAGGTCGTCATCGACGTCGAGCGGGTCGGTGTCTGCGGCACCGACGTGGAGTTCTTCACCGGCGCGATGGCCTATCTCCACCAGGGCCACTCCTCCTACCCGATGCGGCCGGGCCACGAGTGGGCCGGCCGGGTGGCGGCGGTCGGTGACGGGGTCGACCCCGGCTGGCTCGGCCGGCGCGTCATGGGCGACACCATGCTCGGCTGCGGCGGCTGCCGCCGCTGTCTGCGGGGTCACCAGCACGTCTGCGAGGAGCGGAAGGAGGTCGGCATCCGGGGCGGCCAGGCCGGTGCGCTGGCGGAGCAACTGGCGGTGCCTGCTTCCTCGTTGCACGCCCTGCCCGACTCCGTGGACGCGGTGCTCGGCGCACTCGTCGAGCCGGGCGGCAACGCCCTGCGCGCCGCCCGGGCCGCCGCGCCGCAGCCGGGGGACCGCGCGCTGGTCCTGGGCCCCGGGACGATCGGGCTGCTGGTCGCGATGTTCCTCCGAGCCGCCGGCGCGGAGGTCCACCTGATGGGCGCCACCGCCGGCTCCCTCGCCTTCGCCCGTGGCCTGGGCTTCGAGCAGGTGTGGACGGAGGATTCCCTCCCCGACCTGCCGTTCGACGCCGTCGTCGACGCCTCGAACGCCGCCCATCTGCCGGACGTCGCCCTGCAGTTGGTGGAGCCGGGCGGCCGTGTGGTGTACATCGGGCTGGCCGGCGAGCCCAGCAGGATCGACACCCGCACGCTGGCCCTGAAGGACGTGCGGGCCGTGGGCGTGCTGTCCGCCTCCCCCGGCCTCGACGCGACCATCCGGGCCTACGCCGACGGGACGGTCGATCCCAGGCCGCTCGTCGCCGCCACCGTGAGCCTCGACGAGGCCGGCCCCGTGCTCGCCGGCCACCGCCCGCCCGGCGCCGGCCCCGGCCCCAAGATCCACGTCGACCCGCGACTGCAGCCAGGGCTCCACAGCGACCGTTGA
- the tgmB gene encoding ATP-grasp ribosomal peptide maturase, whose translation MTVLILTCEEDVTADMVVVHLNAAGVPVVRLDPADLTHTVALSGEYVHGAFRGHLSSAGRLVSLDGLRSVWIRRPGAAAARAPQPSAWLTEEASQALYGMLRGTGARWMNHPDASSRARHKPWQLRLAQRSGLPVPATIVTTFPQAAREFADRYPDLVVKPVSGAHPQDPPRAVPTTRVPPGADFAAVAYGPTLLQRRVAKRADIRLTAVGDRLLAARKETVPGGDPDVVDVRFAPSTTPWRPVDVPPRLGEAVRVYLREAELAYGAFDFAEDADGTWWFLECNQSGQFGFVEVDTGQPIARTIAEWLAGSPPEHGARPADRCGSAAS comes from the coding sequence ATGACCGTGCTCATTCTGACCTGTGAAGAGGACGTCACGGCGGACATGGTGGTCGTGCACCTGAACGCCGCGGGCGTCCCGGTCGTCCGGCTCGATCCCGCCGACCTCACCCATACCGTCGCGCTGTCCGGCGAGTACGTGCACGGCGCGTTTCGGGGTCATCTGTCGTCCGCCGGACGGCTGGTGAGCCTCGACGGGCTGCGGTCGGTGTGGATCCGCAGGCCCGGCGCCGCGGCGGCCCGGGCGCCGCAGCCGTCCGCGTGGCTCACGGAGGAGGCCTCGCAGGCGCTGTACGGCATGCTCCGCGGTACCGGGGCGCGCTGGATGAACCACCCGGACGCGTCTTCGCGCGCCCGGCACAAGCCCTGGCAACTGCGGCTCGCCCAGCGCAGCGGCCTGCCGGTGCCGGCCACGATCGTCACGACGTTCCCGCAGGCGGCGCGCGAGTTCGCGGACCGCTACCCGGATCTGGTGGTCAAGCCGGTGTCCGGGGCGCATCCGCAGGATCCGCCCCGTGCGGTGCCCACCACCCGGGTCCCGCCGGGCGCCGACTTCGCCGCCGTCGCCTACGGTCCGACGCTGCTGCAACGCCGGGTGGCCAAGCGGGCCGACATACGGCTGACCGCGGTCGGCGACCGCCTGCTGGCCGCCCGCAAGGAGACGGTCCCCGGCGGCGACCCCGACGTGGTGGACGTGCGTTTCGCGCCCTCCACCACGCCCTGGCGTCCCGTCGACGTCCCGCCGCGCCTCGGCGAGGCCGTACGGGTGTATCTGCGGGAGGCGGAACTGGCGTACGGGGCCTTCGACTTCGCGGAGGACGCCGACGGGACCTGGTGGTTTCTGGAGTGCAACCAGTCGGGTCAGTTCGGTTTCGTGGAGGTGGACACCGGCCAGCCGATCGCCCGCACCATCGCGGAGTGGCTCGCCGGGTCGCCCCCTGAGCACGGTGCCCGGCCCGCCGACCGGTGCGGCTCCGCAGCCTCCTGA
- a CDS encoding FadR/GntR family transcriptional regulator, with protein sequence MSLTDKAIEQIRELIRTGALPPGSKLPPEQELAGQLGLSRNLAREAVKALSVARVLEVRRGDGTYVTSLQPSLLLEGLGGAVELLQSDSAALLDLMEVRRLLEPVATALAATRITDAQLAEVKQHLDAMREARDDVERLNAHDAAFHRAVVSATGNESLLTLLEGVSGRTLRARIWRGLVDTHAAGRTLAEHEAIFRALSRRDTALSQAAALLHVSSTEQWLREHLDSTDTGT encoded by the coding sequence GTGTCTCTGACCGACAAGGCCATAGAGCAGATCCGTGAGTTGATCCGGACCGGTGCTCTCCCACCGGGCTCGAAGCTGCCACCGGAACAGGAGCTGGCGGGCCAGCTGGGGCTGTCCCGCAACCTCGCCCGGGAAGCGGTCAAGGCGCTGTCCGTCGCCCGGGTCCTGGAGGTCCGCCGGGGCGACGGCACCTATGTGACCAGCCTGCAGCCGAGCCTGCTCCTGGAGGGTCTCGGCGGTGCCGTGGAGCTGCTCCAGAGCGACTCGGCGGCGCTGCTGGACCTGATGGAGGTACGACGGCTCCTCGAACCGGTGGCCACCGCACTCGCGGCCACGCGGATCACCGACGCCCAGCTGGCCGAGGTGAAGCAGCATCTGGACGCCATGCGCGAGGCCCGCGACGACGTCGAGCGGCTCAACGCCCACGACGCGGCCTTCCACCGCGCCGTCGTCTCCGCCACCGGCAACGAGAGCCTGCTCACCCTCCTGGAAGGCGTCTCCGGCCGCACCCTGCGCGCCCGCATCTGGCGCGGCCTGGTCGACACCCACGCGGCGGGCCGGACCCTCGCCGAGCACGAGGCGATCTTCCGGGCCCTGTCCCGCCGCGACACCGCCCTCAGCCAGGCCGCCGCCCTGCTGCACGTGAGCAGCACCGAACAGTGGCTGAGAGAACACCTCGACTCCACCGACACCGGGACCTGA
- a CDS encoding aldo/keto reductase, giving the protein METRRIGDVDVSAIGLGAMPMSIEGRPDEARSLATVHAALDAGVTLIDTADAYHLHADEVGHNETLIAKALAGHDRGGDVLVATKGGHLRPGDGSWTLDGSPAHLKAACEASLRRLGVEAIGLYQFHRPDPRIPYADSVGAVRELLDEGKIRAAGISNANPEQIRQANDILGGRLVSVQNQFSPAFRSSEHELRLCDELGIAFLPWSPLGGISRARELGSSYAPFAHVAEAHGVSPQRVCLAWMLAKSPVVVPIPGASRPETILDSLAAPDLRLTADELAELDAVV; this is encoded by the coding sequence ATGGAGACCCGCCGCATCGGGGACGTGGACGTCAGCGCGATAGGCCTGGGCGCGATGCCCATGTCGATCGAGGGACGGCCCGACGAGGCACGTTCCCTCGCCACCGTGCACGCCGCGCTGGACGCCGGCGTGACGCTGATCGACACCGCGGACGCCTACCACCTCCACGCCGACGAGGTCGGCCACAACGAGACCCTGATCGCCAAGGCTCTCGCCGGCCACGACCGGGGCGGCGACGTCCTGGTCGCCACCAAGGGCGGCCATCTGCGCCCCGGCGACGGCAGTTGGACCCTGGACGGCAGCCCCGCGCACCTCAAGGCCGCCTGCGAGGCGTCGCTGCGCCGGCTCGGCGTGGAGGCCATCGGCCTGTACCAGTTCCACCGCCCCGATCCGCGGATCCCCTACGCGGACTCCGTCGGCGCGGTGCGGGAACTGCTGGACGAGGGCAAGATCCGCGCGGCCGGCATCTCCAATGCGAACCCCGAGCAGATCCGGCAGGCGAACGACATCCTCGGCGGGCGGCTGGTCTCCGTGCAGAACCAGTTCTCCCCGGCCTTCCGCTCCAGCGAGCACGAACTGCGCCTGTGCGACGAGCTCGGCATCGCCTTCCTGCCATGGAGCCCGCTCGGCGGCATCTCCCGCGCCCGTGAACTGGGCTCCTCCTACGCCCCGTTCGCCCATGTAGCCGAGGCCCACGGCGTCAGCCCGCAGCGCGTGTGCCTGGCCTGGATGCTCGCCAAGTCGCCGGTCGTGGTGCCGATCCCGGGCGCGAGCCGCCCCGAGACGATCCTGGACTCGCTCGCCGCGCCGGACCTCCGGCTCACGGCCGACGAACTCGCGGAACTGGACGCCGTCGTCTGA
- the tgmA gene encoding putative ATP-grasp-modified RiPP has product MQPFTLNYARPAAELEFSTPYAYDPGMQLNVTLDGRIAARDHALLRELGTTTSTAGSKTHFDD; this is encoded by the coding sequence ATGCAACCGTTCACGCTCAACTACGCACGCCCTGCGGCCGAGTTGGAGTTCAGCACTCCGTACGCCTATGACCCCGGAATGCAGTTGAACGTAACTCTCGACGGCCGGATCGCCGCTCGTGACCACGCGCTTTTGAGAGAACTCGGGACCACGACCTCGACGGCGGGCTCCAAGACCCACTTCGACGACTGA
- a CDS encoding IlvD/Edd family dehydratase has protein sequence MKLRSAQWYAGQDRNAYIHRAWMRRGVPGDAFTGRPQIAIANTASDLTPCNAHLNEVAASVRNGVYEAGGIPLDLPVVSLGETQVRPTAMLWRNMAAMATEEMLRANPVDGVVLLGGCDKTIPSLLMAAASVDLPAVVVPGGPMLTGTFRGAPLGCGTDVWRLSEEVRAGTLSQEQFARSESAMIRSRGHCNTMGTASTMALVAEALGTVLPGVAGTPAPDSRLLEAAHRTGRLAVDMVGADRRPGTFLTKASFHNAIVALAAIGGSTNAVVHLLAIAGRSGIALTLDDFDRIGSRVPVLVDLQPAGRFLMEDFHRAGGLLAVLREVRDLLDPDALTVTGAPLVDSLDDAPIWDTDVIRTRAEPLVAEGGIAVLRGNLAPNGALIKPAAASAHLLRHRGRAVVFDSIEDFHARVDDPELDVDADSVLVLRGCGPKGYPGMPEVANMPLPKKLLEQGVRDMVRVCDGRMSGTAYGTVVLHVAPEAAAGGPLALVRTGDFITLDVEARRIDVDVPAGELARRTPDEATRTGFAHPRRGWERLYVDHVLQADTGADLDFLVGSSGSEVSRESH, from the coding sequence GTGAAGCTCCGCAGCGCACAGTGGTACGCGGGTCAGGACCGCAACGCCTACATCCATCGGGCGTGGATGCGACGGGGTGTGCCGGGCGACGCCTTCACCGGCCGCCCGCAGATCGCCATCGCCAACACCGCGTCCGACCTGACACCTTGCAACGCGCATCTCAACGAGGTCGCGGCCTCCGTGCGCAACGGCGTGTACGAGGCGGGCGGGATCCCGCTGGACCTGCCCGTGGTGTCGCTCGGCGAGACACAGGTGCGGCCCACCGCGATGCTCTGGCGCAACATGGCGGCGATGGCCACGGAGGAGATGCTGCGGGCCAACCCCGTCGACGGAGTGGTCCTGCTGGGCGGCTGCGACAAGACCATCCCGTCGCTGCTGATGGCGGCCGCCTCGGTGGACCTGCCCGCCGTCGTGGTGCCCGGCGGCCCGATGCTCACCGGTACCTTCCGCGGCGCCCCGCTGGGCTGCGGCACCGACGTGTGGCGGCTGTCGGAGGAGGTCCGGGCCGGCACGCTTTCCCAGGAGCAGTTCGCCCGCTCCGAGTCGGCGATGATCCGCAGCCGCGGGCACTGCAACACGATGGGCACGGCTTCGACGATGGCGCTGGTGGCGGAGGCGCTGGGCACCGTACTCCCCGGAGTGGCCGGGACCCCCGCGCCCGACAGCCGGCTGCTGGAGGCCGCGCACCGCACCGGCCGGCTGGCCGTGGACATGGTGGGCGCCGACCGGCGGCCGGGAACCTTCCTGACCAAGGCGTCCTTTCACAACGCGATCGTCGCGCTGGCAGCCATCGGCGGCTCCACCAACGCGGTCGTCCATCTCCTGGCGATCGCCGGCCGGTCGGGCATCGCTCTCACGCTGGACGACTTCGACCGCATCGGCTCCCGCGTGCCCGTCCTCGTGGACCTCCAGCCGGCCGGCCGCTTCCTCATGGAGGACTTCCACCGCGCCGGCGGCCTGCTCGCCGTCCTGCGCGAGGTACGCGACCTGCTCGACCCCGACGCGCTGACCGTGACCGGCGCGCCACTCGTCGACTCTCTCGACGACGCCCCCATCTGGGACACCGACGTCATCCGCACCCGCGCCGAGCCGCTGGTCGCCGAGGGCGGCATCGCCGTCCTGCGCGGCAACCTCGCCCCGAACGGCGCTCTCATCAAACCGGCGGCGGCCTCCGCACACCTGCTGCGCCACCGCGGCCGGGCCGTCGTCTTCGACTCCATCGAGGACTTCCATGCCCGCGTCGACGACCCCGAACTCGACGTGGACGCCGACTCGGTGCTGGTCCTGCGCGGCTGCGGCCCCAAGGGCTACCCGGGCATGCCCGAGGTCGCGAACATGCCACTGCCGAAGAAGCTGCTGGAACAGGGCGTCCGCGACATGGTCCGGGTCTGCGACGGCCGGATGAGCGGCACCGCCTACGGGACCGTGGTCCTGCACGTGGCCCCGGAAGCCGCGGCCGGCGGACCCCTCGCGCTGGTGCGGACCGGCGACTTCATCACCCTCGACGTGGAAGCCCGCCGCATCGACGTCGACGTACCCGCCGGCGAACTCGCCCGCAGGACCCCCGACGAGGCCACCCGCACCGGCTTCGCGCACCCCCGGCGTGGCTGGGAGCGGCTCTACGTGGACCACGTCCTGCAGGCCGACACCGGCGCCGACCTCGACTTCCTCGTCGGCTCGAGCGGGTCCGAGGTGAGCCGCGAGTCGCACTGA
- a CDS encoding YkvA family protein, with the protein MDAPTTLVVVAVVSAAALLAVAAAVLVRLVRTRRNLRRAGLPTGPRWVFWGAVLYFVLPTDLLPDPVYLDDIGVLLLALRSLRHAPDRAPDHAPEHVPD; encoded by the coding sequence GTGGATGCGCCAACCACGCTCGTCGTCGTCGCGGTTGTCTCGGCCGCGGCTCTGCTCGCCGTGGCGGCCGCGGTGCTGGTGCGGCTGGTCCGCACCCGCAGGAACCTGAGGCGGGCGGGGCTTCCCACCGGCCCGCGCTGGGTGTTCTGGGGTGCGGTCCTGTATTTCGTGCTCCCGACCGACCTCCTGCCGGACCCCGTGTATCTCGACGACATCGGCGTCCTCCTGCTGGCGCTGCGTTCCCTGCGCCACGCCCCCGATCGAGCCCCCGACCACGCCCCCGAGCACGTCCCCGACTGA